A region from the Mercenaria mercenaria strain notata chromosome 7, MADL_Memer_1, whole genome shotgun sequence genome encodes:
- the LOC123554790 gene encoding uncharacterized protein LOC123554790 has protein sequence MSERPDGGWGWIIAIAMLFTCLIVDGVKYSFGIMFVELVETFQKSKSETSWIMSIQVGASLLSGPIVAALVNRFGCRPIALVGTITCFTGFLASAFVRTIYVMYVTFGFLAGLGFGMMIIPGKVSLARYFDKRLAFASGIAAMGSGFGTLIFNPISKVLIDKYTWRGTLHVEAGIVLNGLVCALVMIPLKKTSKNMYANKEAVEDGKEMQSLPGVDTYRDNPNQSSVDAQEVGNVATNTVSQTCHMAVKSCKDTEDQIRNIASPGENTHAVKLESTNDGDFDITVPLITTTNEIMSNVMVSRLSISDTSNYETRCTKVNDRTTVYPTNDGQICQNNTDDFLNGMDTMKMFKVSNTEVPAMAVSKGDNKSTDDTNKTRNKESETSEPKRRRWLSLAPLRNAGFLCFLLSGMLIEMSLNTPFTFLPAMMLRKGFMKQDAVWMLFITGLVSTISRIVIGFIADLQFVNRVKLCNSIGVLNGVFVMLCPFCASYASFVAFSVLFGFSSGSLSSLRHVLIPDLFGVEMIADLYGINMFFSAFAAFVGLPKAGALFDATNSYMVPFVVAGAELTVSGILQFLVPVVQRCSKVSLQTVI, from the exons ATGTCTGAGAGACCAGATGGAGGATGGGGATGGATAATTGCCATAGCAATGCTTTTCACTTGTTTAATTGTAGACGGAGTGAAATATTCGTTTGGTATAATGTTTGTAGAACTAGTGGAAACGTTTCAGAAGAGTAAAAGCGAAACATCGTGGATTATGTCTATCCAAGTTGGAGCATCGTTGCTATCAG GTCCAATCGTAGCTGCTTTGGTAAATCGATTTGGATGTAGACCGATAGCGTTGGTAGGGACTATAACATGTTTTACAGGATTTTTGGCAAGTgcgtttgtccggaccatatatGTTATGTATGTAACATTTGGATTTTTGGCAG GGTTGGGTTTTGGAATGATGATTATACCAGGCAAAGTGTCGCTAGcacgttattttgataaaagactGGCTTTTGCCTCTGGGATTGCAGCTATGGGATCTGGCTTTGGAACGCTTATTTTTAACCCAATCAGTAAA GTTTTGATTGATAAGTACACTTGGCGTGGAACACTTCATGTTGAAGCCGGCATTGTACTGAATGGGTTAGTGTGTGCACTCGTAATGATACCACTAAAGAAGACGTCAAAAAATATGTATGCAAATAAAGAGGCAGTTGAAGATGGCAAAGAAATGCAATCACTTCCAGGGGTTGATACTTATCGTGATAATCCAAATCAGAGTTCTGTGGATGCACAAGAAGTTGGTAACGTAGCCACTAATACAGTTTCACAAACGTGTCATATGGCAGTAAAGTCCTGTAAAGACACAGAAGACCAGATTAGAAATATTGCGAGTCCGGGTGAAAACACTCATGCCGTAAAGTTAGAATCCACAAACGACGGAGATTTTGATATTACAGTTCCTTTAATTACAACTACAAATGAAATTATGAGCAACGTAATGGTCAGTCGATTAAGCATTTCAGATACATCTAATTATGAAACCAGATGTACAAAGGTAAATGACCGGACCACAGTGTATCCAACAAATGACggtcaaatctgtcaaaataatACCGATGATTTTTTAAATGGGATGGACACTATGAAGATGTTCAAAGTTAGCAACACAGAAGTACCAGCTATGGCAGTGAGCAAGGGAGATAATAAGTCTACTGATGACACAAATAAGACAAGAAacaaagaaagtgaaacttctgAACCAAAACGTCGGCGATGGTTAAGTTTAGCACCTTTAAGAAACGCCGGGTTTCTTTGCTTCCTTCTATCTGGAATGCTTATAGAGATGTCATTAAACACACCATTTACTTTTCTGCCTGCTATGATGCTTCGTAAAGGATTTATGAAACAAGATGCTGTCTGGATGCTTTTCATCACTG gttTGGTTAGTACTATAAGCCGCATTGTTATTGGTTTCATTGCTGATCTACAATTTGTGAATCGTGTAAAGTTGTGTAACTCTATTGGAGTTCTCAACGGAGTTTTTGTCATGTTGTGTCCTTTCTGTGCCAGTTACGCCTCATTTGTTGCATTTTCTGTTCTGTTTGGATTTTCTTCAG GTAGCCTTAGTTCTCTGCGGCACGTTCTCATACCAGATTTATTCGGCGTTGAAATGATTGCAGATTTATATGGAATCAACATGTTCTTCAGCGCTTTTGCAGCTTTTGTTGGGTTACCAAAAGCAG GTGCTTTATTTGACGCAACGAACAGTTATATGGTTCCGTTTGTTGTCGCTGGGGCTGAACTGACTGTCAGTGGAATATTGCAGTTTCTTGTACCAGTTGTTCAAAGGTGCAGCAAAGTGTCTCTTCAAACTGTtatataa